The Fictibacillus phosphorivorans genomic sequence TGCCAGCTTCCGCCTGATAAGTCCATGGAACGATTCAAAATGAACGTGACACCAAAGAAAAAGGCTGCCGCAATTCCAAGCCATATCGGTCTCATGTTAAGTCCTCCGTTTCCCTTTAAAAAATATGCATCTGTCTTGTCCAACATGCTTATCTTTTTTTATTATCTTACCATATGGTTGTATGAATTTGGGAGGAGTCTTTTGGTTCAATAATTACGAGGTAAATTACTTTTTTTACGAGGTAAACTGCCATTTATACTTGGTAATCCAACATTTATCCGATTTTCGACTATAATCGAAACCTCTGTAATAAACAAAAAGAAGCGAAACCTCAGTGAAGTTCCGCTTCCCCCTAAGCCAAAAACACAGCTCCATATCCAAGCGATCCTATAATTACAAACACAGGAGACACTTTTAATTTCTCCATCAATAAAAAACTGGCAGCCGCTAGAAACAGCGTGTGCATCCAACCGACACTGATATAAGATTCGGCAAAAAACTGATACGCCATGATGCCAAGAAGCACAGCAATCGTCGGCTTTACATACGTGCTCATGTTCTTCACGCGTGGTGAATCTTTAAATTTATACACAAGACCTAAAAATGCGACCATCAATAAAAGGGAAGGCGCAACGGTTGCGAAGACACCAACAAACGCCCCGAACCAGCCTCCTTCTTGAAATCCGATGTAGCCTGCCATCTTCGTCGCGATAGGACCAGGAAGTGCGTTACCTAGCGCAAGAACTTCAGTAAACTCATTAACAGAAAGCCATTCATAGCGGTCGACGACTTCGTTTTCAATCAAAGGAATCGACGCTGGGCCACCGCCATATCCTAAAATTCCGGGTATGAAAAAGGCGAGAAAAATATGCCAAAACGTCATCCTGTCTCCTCTCCTTCCCGCACGCTTGCTTTCTTTTTATCCGTTCCCTTCAATGGTCCAAAAAGAGCGTATGCCAATAATGCACCAATAATGATTCCAGGATGAACACCGAGAAATTGAAGAAGAATAACACCAGCGAAGATGTGAAAAAGGCTCAGTTTTAAGCCTAACCCTTTTTTGGAGCTATCAAAGAACTGCCACGTGAGAACAGCTAGCATCACAGCGACAACGGGAATGACGCCTTTTGTCATGCCTTGTACCCATGGCTGATCCTTAAATTCTCGGAGTGAGGTTAAGAGCAGAATCATGAGGATAATGGTCGGCAGAATCGTTGCTAATAGCGCAACCAAAAGACCCATCATGCCTGCCACTCGATATCCGATGTATCCGGCCATTTTTGTCGCGATCGGCCCAGGCAGTGTGTTTCCTAGCGCCAACACATCTCCAAATTCTTCGTCGTTCATCCATTTGTATTTTCCGACCACTTCCTTATGAACCAAAGGGATGGAAGAAGGACCTCCCCCATACCCCAGCATGCCCGAACGAAAGAAGGCAAGAAACAAGTTGAGATACGTCATGTGATCAGTCCTTTATTCTTAGTTGAGTTTTGTGTGTTACCATGCAGCGATCGAGCCATCTGTTCTTCCTTCCGTTCCACCTACTAAAACACCAGTCTCTGGGTCTCTCCAAATGATCTGTCCTCGACCAAAGTTCCCTGAATCTGCAGCCACTTGAACGTCATGACCCCTTCTTGCTAAATCATCAACAATATGCGGCGGCAGTGAGCGTTCAACTAGAACTTTCTTATTCTCCATCCACTGCCAGCGTGGCGCATCTAGTGCCGCTTGCGGGTTCAGATGAAAATCTACCGTGTTCATCACAACCTGTACGTGACCTTGAGGCTGCATATAGCCTCCCATCACACCGAAAGGACCTACCGCTTTTCCGTTCTTCGTTAAGAAGCCAGGAATGATCGTATGATACGTCTTTTTACCAGGAGCGAGCGCATTATCTTGATTTGAATCTAGCGAAAAATCATGTCCTCTGTTCTGCAGGCCAATTCCCGTCTCAGGAACGACTACGCCAGAACCGAATCCCATGTAGTTGCTCTGAATGAACGAGACCATATTACCTTCTTCATCTGCCGTTGCTAAATATACCGTTCCACCACTTGGCGGTGTTCCGGGTTCTGGCTGAAGAGCTTCACTACTGATCAGGTCTCTTCGTTTTGCAGCATAGCTCTCTGACAATAATCCCTCAATAGATACATTCATCCTTAGTGGGTCTGTTACATATTTTTTCGCATCAACAAAGGCTAGTTTGATGGCTTCGATCTGTTTATGATAGCTTTCCGCTGATTCTTTTTCGGTAAAATTATATCCTTTTAGCGTGTTAAGTGCCATAAGTGCAACGATGCCTTGACCGTTCGGCGGTATTTCCCAAACGTCGTATCCTCTGTAGTTCACGCTGATCGGTTTTACCCACTCGGGATAAAAGGTAGCAAGATCCTCACTTCGGAGAAATCCGCCGTGCGCTTCTGACGCCCCGCTTATTTTTTGTGCGAGTGCTCCTCTATAAAAGGATTCTGATTTCGTTTCTGCGATATCTCGTAATGTACTAGCATGGTGAGGTGAGCGCCAAATCTCACCTACTTCTGGCGCACGTCCGTCTGGAGCAAAGGTTTGGAACCAGTTCTCGAACTCCTCACCTTTTAATTCCCGCTTGTACGTTTCATACGCTTTACGCCAGTACTTACCGAGAATAGGCGTTAATGGGTAGCCTTCCTCGGCATAAGAGATTGCGGGTTGCAGCACTTCCTTAAACGGTAATTTACCAAATCGGTTGGATAGTTCTGCCCAAGCTGCTGGTGCACCTGGAACCGTAACCGGTAGCCAGCCGAATTTTGGCATATTATCATGTCCCGCTTTCTTTACTTCTTCAATAGAGATGCTTCTTGGTGCAGGTCCACTCGCGTTCAAGCCATGCAGTTCTCCATTCATCCAGACGAGGGCAAACGCATCACCACCGATTCCGTTCGATGTTGGCTCAACAACCGTTAGGCAAGCTGCGGTGGCAATGGCAGCATCAACCGCATTTCCACCCTTTTTTAACATATCAAGCCCAGCTTGTGCGGCGAGCGGCTGACTTGTCGCAACCATCCCTTTTTTCGAAAAAACGCTCATACGATCTGAATGATAAGGGTTATGAAGGGCATTGTACTGAAGTTTCTGTTGTGTATCCTGTATCGTTTGATTCATGATTCTCACCTTTCGTGGCAGGCGATAAAATGACCTTCATCAATTTCGCGCCATGCGGGTTTTTCTGTTGAACAATGTTCTTTAGCAATAGGACAACGCGTATGGAACGGACATCCAGTTGGTGGATTGGAGGGACTAGGCAGATCGCCCCTTAACCGGATACGTTCTCTCTTTCTCCCAACAGTCGGCCTCGGTATCGCAGACAATAACGCCTCCGTATATGGATGTGTCGGATTTTCGTACAGCTTATGAACAGGTGCGAGTTCTACCATCTGACCTAGATACATAACCAGCACTCGATTGCAGAGGTGACGCACTACACCAAGATCATGCGACACGAACAGATAGGTTAGGCCATGCTTTTCTTGGAGATCGCGTAAAAGTTTTATCACTTGTGCTTGGACAGAAACATCTAATGCTGACACAGGTTCATCGCACACGATAAAGGATGGATTGATCGATATCGCTCGGGCAATCCCGATTCGTTGTCGTTGACCTCCGCTAAACTCGTGCGGATAGCGGTCATAGTGTTCTTCTTTTAGACCAACCTCGTTTAAAAGTTGAAGAACCCTTTCTCTTCGTTCTAATGAGGTTAGATTTGTATGAATGATAAGCGCTTCTTCTAGAGCATCACCAATCCGCTGTTTTGGGTTAAGTGAGGCATACGGATCTTGAAAGATCATCTGCATCTCTTTTTTATAAGGCTTTAACTGCCTCGATGAATATTTACTAATGTTATTCCCGTTAAAAACGAGTTCTCCTTCTGTCAGCGATTCAAGCCCAAGGATCGTTCTTCCGAGCGTCGATTTGCCGCAGCCGGATTCACCAACAACGCCGAGTGTCTCTCCTTTATAAATATCAAGCGTGATTCCGTCAACTGCCTTCACATGGTTCTTTACCCGCTGCAGCATGCCGCCTCTCACAGGAAAATGCTTTTTTACATTTTTAACGCTATAAAGAACTTGCTCGTCTACCGCCATTCTGTTCGACCCCCTCTTCTTGCAGCCAGCACCTTACACTCTGTTTATCTGTAACGTGAAACGTTTTCGGAGATTTTTCCATACATTTATCAAAAGCATACGGACAGCGTGGATGAAAACGGCATCCCGAAATCTGCTCATTTAGCATAGGCATCGATCCTGCGATCGGCTTCAGATCAAATTCAGGATCATCAACATTTGGTACAGAAGCTAACAAGCCTTTTGTATATGGATGCTGTGGATGTTCAAAGATTTCTTCCACACGGCCTTCTTCGATTATTTCTCCTGCATACATCACGATCACTCGATCAGCAATCTCGGCGACAACTCCCATATCATGTGTGATCA encodes the following:
- a CDS encoding chromate transporter, with amino-acid sequence MTFWHIFLAFFIPGILGYGGGPASIPLIENEVVDRYEWLSVNEFTEVLALGNALPGPIATKMAGYIGFQEGGWFGAFVGVFATVAPSLLLMVAFLGLVYKFKDSPRVKNMSTYVKPTIAVLLGIMAYQFFAESYISVGWMHTLFLAAASFLLMEKLKVSPVFVIIGSLGYGAVFLA
- a CDS encoding chromate transporter, with protein sequence MTYLNLFLAFFRSGMLGYGGGPSSIPLVHKEVVGKYKWMNDEEFGDVLALGNTLPGPIATKMAGYIGYRVAGMMGLLVALLATILPTIILMILLLTSLREFKDQPWVQGMTKGVIPVVAVMLAVLTWQFFDSSKKGLGLKLSLFHIFAGVILLQFLGVHPGIIIGALLAYALFGPLKGTDKKKASVREGEETG
- a CDS encoding gamma-glutamyltransferase family protein; this encodes MNQTIQDTQQKLQYNALHNPYHSDRMSVFSKKGMVATSQPLAAQAGLDMLKKGGNAVDAAIATAACLTVVEPTSNGIGGDAFALVWMNGELHGLNASGPAPRSISIEEVKKAGHDNMPKFGWLPVTVPGAPAAWAELSNRFGKLPFKEVLQPAISYAEEGYPLTPILGKYWRKAYETYKRELKGEEFENWFQTFAPDGRAPEVGEIWRSPHHASTLRDIAETKSESFYRGALAQKISGASEAHGGFLRSEDLATFYPEWVKPISVNYRGYDVWEIPPNGQGIVALMALNTLKGYNFTEKESAESYHKQIEAIKLAFVDAKKYVTDPLRMNVSIEGLLSESYAAKRRDLISSEALQPEPGTPPSGGTVYLATADEEGNMVSFIQSNYMGFGSGVVVPETGIGLQNRGHDFSLDSNQDNALAPGKKTYHTIIPGFLTKNGKAVGPFGVMGGYMQPQGHVQVVMNTVDFHLNPQAALDAPRWQWMENKKVLVERSLPPHIVDDLARRGHDVQVAADSGNFGRGQIIWRDPETGVLVGGTEGRTDGSIAAW
- a CDS encoding ABC transporter ATP-binding protein, giving the protein MAVDEQVLYSVKNVKKHFPVRGGMLQRVKNHVKAVDGITLDIYKGETLGVVGESGCGKSTLGRTILGLESLTEGELVFNGNNISKYSSRQLKPYKKEMQMIFQDPYASLNPKQRIGDALEEALIIHTNLTSLERRERVLQLLNEVGLKEEHYDRYPHEFSGGQRQRIGIARAISINPSFIVCDEPVSALDVSVQAQVIKLLRDLQEKHGLTYLFVSHDLGVVRHLCNRVLVMYLGQMVELAPVHKLYENPTHPYTEALLSAIPRPTVGRKRERIRLRGDLPSPSNPPTGCPFHTRCPIAKEHCSTEKPAWREIDEGHFIACHER